taattcccctccccctccagcacACTTACAGGGCAGACGCAGAGGCCCCCTTCACGTCAGTGTTCACCGGCCAACTGAAGATCCCCCATCAACAGCACACCGTGCCCACACCCCCATCCTTGGACAGAGGAGGGGGCTCAGCTGCCCCGTCAAAGCCAGATGCCTTGGGAGGCGTGGTCCCACATGGCCTTCTGGAAACAACAGGTCATGACCTGGAAGCAGACCCCAGGTGGCTGGGGGAGGTCAAGAGTCCTCTTGCAGACACTCCTGGATGTGGCTGGTGGggtctggggagggcaggggtggggggtgcagggggagagggtggggccGTGCTGCTCAGCACTTTGCCCTTGAGTGAGTCTGTGGAGGGCGGGACGGGGCTTTAGAGCAGACCCCAGAGGGTGGCCAGGAGTaccagggtcagggttgcagggGCCGCGAGGCCAGCGCCGTTACAGAGATCGTACTGGCAGCAGGAGGTGGTGGACGCGTGCTTGGAGTAGCCATCGTACACGGTCTCAAAGCACCTGGGCACGCATGACTTGCTCACCTTCATCCTGGTCGGGGTGTAGTctgcagagggagggggaggtgggCCAGGGCCCTGAGGCTCCAACCCCAGCACGCAGGGCCATTAGGCCAGGTTCCCCGAAGCCAGGAGCTCCCCAAAAAGGATCCTAGGGCAGGTGGGAgcctccctcctcagcctcccTCACACGCCCCCACCCGCCGCCGTGCTCCCCAGGCAGGGCCGTGAGGGGCGGGCCAGCAACTCACAAGTGCGCGTGGTCATGCAGTAGGTGACCATGGCCGGGCACGGCATGGGGTTGAAGCAGTTCTCGCCGTTGTAGGCACACACGTGGCagtccagagcctgggctgggggccggggagAGATTGGGGTCAGAGAGCAGCGAGaggccccctcctccagcccatcAGCCCCCTCGTCCCGTCAGCTTCCCCAGGTCAGAACAGCTGGGAGGAGAGGCGGTCACTGGAATTTCCGCCCCCACCCCCTTCAGCCTGCCTGCCCCCAAAGGTGGGCCTGTCCACCCTCTGTTCTCCATCCATCTTACCCACAGGTAGGCCCACCAAGGCCACCAGGAGcagggagagcaggggcaccatgGCCGGAGGTGAGAGCGCAGAGTGGGAGTAGGGAAGTGGAGAGCAGCTGGTCTTCGATTCAActcaggccagggctggggcagggcacaGAGCGGGTGGGACAAccccctgccctctgggagctcCTGGTCGACTGGAGGCACTGTAGCCCTGCACAGAGGGGGATGAGGACAGGTGGTCACAGCAGGGCCTGAGGGACCCACAGGCTTGGGCAGAGGAGCCCCCCAACTCAGCCTGggagtcagggaagacttcctggaggaggagacacGAATGAGATGAGAAGGAAGCAAGGGTGGGACAGCCCCCCAGGGGTGGGGGGCCAAGGGGAGTCCAGAAGGCTGGaggggccttgaatgccaggtcAAACCCACAGTCTACCGGGGAAGGTTGATGCAGGGGCCCAGGAGCTTGGCACCCAGCCCTCTcccaccca
This genomic window from Kogia breviceps isolate mKogBre1 chromosome 17, mKogBre1 haplotype 1, whole genome shotgun sequence contains:
- the LYNX1 gene encoding ly-6/neurotoxin-like protein 1, producing the protein MVPLLSLLLVALVGLPVAQALDCHVCAYNGENCFNPMPCPAMVTYCMTTRTYYTPTRMKVSKSCVPRCFETVYDGYSKHASTTSCCQYDLCNGAGLAAPATLTLVLLATLWGLL